GCGACCGTGGATTTGATCGAACTGCCGACCCATAATTCGCTTTGCGATGAGACCGTACTGTCGGTTGTGGCACGTATCAACGCAAGGCGGGAAACATTCGAATACTCGGAATTCATCTGGCGTCTGGTTAAGAAACTCGCACTCGCCCGTCAGTATGAACAAATGGCGGCATTGGTCTCAGCGTTGGCCGCCCGACGTCAGGTCGGCGATACCGTTACCATATACGATTCGATGGCCGTCAAGAAAGCTCTTAGCAATATCGACAGGTCTGAAGTGATCAATTCATTGATCGATCAGATGCTTACGGCCGACAACAAAACCTCACGCGTTCTTCGACAGATACTGGTGGCGATCGGCTCCGAGCGAGTCGCGATGGCGCTCTCGAACATTATTTCGCATCCGGTTCGTCAGGTCCGTCAGCATGCATTGAAGATTCTTGCGGAGCTGGGACGTTCCTCGTTAAAAGTATTTACCCGCTTACTCCAGGACAACAATCTCTTCACTCGCGAAGCCGGTCGGTATGAGTTGCCGGACGCGAAATGGTATATCGTGCGCAACTCCATTTTCGTACTCGGCTCGCTGGGTGATCCGGACGGTGTCGCTCCGTTGCGATTGCATATCAACGATAAAGATGTCCGTGTGCGGCGTGAAATCATTTCAGCGCTCGAGAAGATCGGCGGGGAAGAGTCGTTCGACTTATTGATTCTGATGGCGGATGATACCGATCTCGATGTCGCCCGGACGGCGGTAATCGCTGCCGGTTTGATCGGCAGTCCCGAGGCCGCGGCGCAGTTGTATGATGTTGCCGAAAGACATCCGGCGCTCTCTCCCAAAGTGATCTTTGCGCTGGGCAAGTTGGGCGGTCCCGAAGCGCTCAAAGTTCTCATCCGGCTTTTAGCGAATGAAGATGAACTGGCGGATCTCGGCAAGGGACAGGTGTCGCGTGATGAAATGAGACTGGCGGTGGTAAAAGCACTGGGGACGATCGGTGAGGATGAAGCGTTGCTGCAACTCAGGAAATACCAGGAGTCACAGTCTACGACGCAGAAGATTCTCTTCAAGAATACAGCCGTCAATAAAGCCGTCGCCGAGATTCTCTCTCGCACAGACGCGGATTAGTACCATCCCGTTCTTCAGCCCCTGGTTGTAGAACTGCTCCTCGAATGAAACTAACGGCCGGTTGATACTCCGGCCGTTTCTTTATCCCATCGAATCAGAGGGAATGAGTCCGTGATCATTGTGACCACAACCTGTTCATCATATCGTCGGACAAGAACCGACAAGGATGAATTCGGACAAGATGGTAAATTGCTATAATGAGAGAGAGACGGAAGGTGTGTGACGGATTCAAAAGCGACGGTGCGGTGCGGAACGATGACAAGGGGCTGTCGATAAAAAGGATATTGTTGTCTACGATTTGACAGTCGTATCGGTGATATCTCCCCGAATCTGTGGTCGGGGCCGGGGGAGGCCCCGTAAGTCAAAGCCGCACTTGGGGCTGCCGGCTCGAATGAGTGGTTCGTGAAACCGCTCTGACTCTTGACAGGGTAAGTCTAAAGGATTATATTAAACATCCGATAACTATTAGGCGACTTCCGATAAGGGGCAAAAGGGTCGTCACGGCGCTCGAAGGTTGTCGGATTTCGAGTTTTCGAAATTATTTGTCCCGCAGGGCATATTTTTTAAAAGAAAAGCCTTGACATCGTCGAATTTGTGAGTATTTTGAGCGCCTGCCTGCAATGATGCAGGCGGTTTTTTGAAGAAGTTCTTTGA
This is a stretch of genomic DNA from Candidatus Zixiibacteriota bacterium. It encodes these proteins:
- a CDS encoding HEAT repeat domain-containing protein: MSLNNQTVNEADLNLSLNEIAHAITRELAMTARKVAIYGSDHPLVAKAVAKPFAEFNKAFRFKRHVNFQVYQGQLYVLNFRLRDSVFCTELLRYLQILDVNAVLFERRLTVAELIGFIGRMVMRTSRTDHDNLMVRYLKEKKCDTISANSREAFNQFELSRQFRGDIDGDYSVKAVMLELMGDDPIKLSHLIETGEAEDPFLADFERDYIEYLMPEAASQLTVDDVERGLSRLQREYSDGKVTEEAFVGIRKLLNYHGDRERIMNRIEALLKNSEHADVISNSLTTPAGAIRMEAADQIDQIMATCFESTLSPENQVAFASAFGRILRTGQRGKAIQVIEKLLDCLEKPESGTRLRALELLLATVDLIELPTHNSLCDETVLSVVARINARRETFEYSEFIWRLVKKLALARQYEQMAALVSALAARRQVGDTVTIYDSMAVKKALSNIDRSEVINSLIDQMLTADNKTSRVLRQILVAIGSERVAMALSNIISHPVRQVRQHALKILAELGRSSLKVFTRLLQDNNLFTREAGRYELPDAKWYIVRNSIFVLGSLGDPDGVAPLRLHINDKDVRVRREIISALEKIGGEESFDLLILMADDTDLDVARTAVIAAGLIGSPEAAAQLYDVAERHPALSPKVIFALGKLGGPEALKVLIRLLANEDELADLGKGQVSRDEMRLAVVKALGTIGEDEALLQLRKYQESQSTTQKILFKNTAVNKAVAEILSRTDAD